One genomic region from Rhinoraja longicauda isolate Sanriku21f chromosome 34, sRhiLon1.1, whole genome shotgun sequence encodes:
- the ints5 gene encoding integrator complex subunit 5 has product MAAMEGSANSRAGISSQELLQKVKAFISGVDPAQGHQLTVKEHARCGILLLRNLPPARGAVLEHLRGVFDESVGAYILALDREGCGGHHLGSLGLEDVTLEIQGVLSEFVRSNPKAWAPLVSGWSIDLMGQLSSKYSGRHRVPHASSLNELLQLWMSCKAMRALMEIYVQCLSSLISSCPDACVDALLDTSVQHSPHFDWVVAHIGSSFPNTIISRVLSCGLKDFCLHGGPSSVEPMLPPPCLADQRVPKIASVVGILGHLATRHADSIKQELLLMFHESLGPCGDRDGSRARHQEATVPFLLQLAAMSPALLGAVSAELVDSLKPPVLDQLHQRFSGLGRDEADNLLGLLVHLVCQSGAGAHRVLQFLLETASPASVITGPGLAVRDSVREACQRVVQLLLLNLQRLVYSVGGGGPGDTQARPVPFLDGLKGRLPELCRQALRPECKRHPWQHQLLGLLAVYCGPSWAAEALCQLLGQAGCPEELSLAAKLHVALSSSVPGLVPATAARCVAHLHSAPAPDARRLLHNMAALARDEDGEREEGEEREGGEGNGLAAALASHAPQLGRLLPHADPGVSEGAALLLAALPAPPPSSLSPSQLSVLVRAGVSRFFQALWRGGAEEGAAGEGCSRLLSRLASSSPQAQRCILRQLLSAALHPGSARLFGGGGGSSTSTSGPLHHSGPGDSLLGVNREFGAAVGFGGLWAVFHAGVIGRGLKPPPAGGQLLPGEAAGNAHRFLGLVGSCCCGPLQREGQVSAEAAQAIALGLVEVLCPDVTSSELAWPPEEQSRGTVERDLQIWGRFQANPLLFGLLRLVALGPPALCYCSVLLRGVLATLLSHWDASRHRLSTASPRHLHASCQLLACMAEGQLLPPALGSMHELFHLLTPFEVRLLLLGVWAYLRANGPLPQKFTFHPEQGRFYREFTRDGDMDRCLAVLHCVLHKNIDRLGHLYGHFQL; this is encoded by the exons ATGGCGGCCATGGAGGGAAGCGCCAACTCCCGGGCGGGCATCAG CTCTCAGGAGTTGCTGCAGAAGGTGAAGGCGTTCATCAGTGGCGTTGACCCGGCACAGGGGCACCAGCTGACGGTGAAGGAGCACGCCCGCTGCGGCATCCTACTGCTGCGTAACCTGCCGCCTGCCCGCGGGGCCGTGCTGGAGCACCTCCGGGGGGTGTTCGACGAGTCGGTGGGGGCCTACATCCTGGCCCTGGACAGGGAGGGGTGTGGTGGGCACCACCTGGGCTCGCTGGGGCTGGAGGACGTCACGCTGGAGATCCAGGGGGTGCTGTCAGAGTTTGTCCGCTCCAACCCCAAGGCCTGGGCCCCGCTGGTGTCCGGCTGGTCCATCGATCTGATGGGGCAGCTGAGCAGCAAGTACTCTGGCCGCCACCGCGTGCCCCACGCCAGCAGCCTGAACGAGCTGCTGCAGCTGTGGATGTCGTGCAAGGCCATGCGGGCCCTGATGGAGATCTACGTGCAGTGCCTGTCCTCCCTCATCAGCAGCTGCCCGGACGCCTGTGTGGACGCCCTGCTCGACACCTCGGTCCAGCACTCACCCCACTTCGACTGGGTGGTGGCCCACATCGGCTCCTCCTTCCCCAACACCATCATCAGCCGCGTCCTCAGCTGCGGCCTCAAGGACTTCTGCCTGCACGGCGGCCCATCCTCCGTCGAGCCCATGCTGCCCCCGCCCTGCCTGGCCGACCAGCGGGTGCCCAAGATCGCGTCGGTGGTGGGCATCCTGGGCCACCTGGCCACCCGCCACGCCGACAGCATCAAGCAGGAGCTGCTGCTGATGTTCCACGAGAGCCTGGGGCCTTGCGGGGACAGGGACGGGTCAAGGGCCCGGCACCAGGAGGCCACGGTGCCCTTCCTGCTGCAGCTGGCAGCCATGTCGCCGGCCCTGCTGGGAGCCGTCTCTGCCGAGCTGGTGGACTCCCTCAAGCCTCCGGTGCTGGACCAGCTCCACCAGCGCTTCTCGGGGCTGGGCCGGGACGAGGCGGACAACCTGCTGGGCCTGCTGGTGCACCTGGTGTGTCAGAGCGGTGCCGGTGCTCACCGGGTGCTGCAGTTCCTGCTGGAGACGGCGTCTCCGGCCTCGGTCATCACCGGGCCCGGCCTGGCGGTGAGGGACAGCGTGAGGGAAGCctgccagagggtggtgcagCTGCTGCTCCTCAACCTCCAGCGCCTGGTGTacagcgtggggggagggggccctGGAGACACCCAGGCCCGGCCCGTCCCCTTCCtagacgggctgaagggccgccTGCCCGAGCTGTGCCGCCAGGCGCTGAGGCCCGAGTGTAAGAGGCACCCCTGGCAGCACCAGCTACTGGGGCTGCTGGCTGTCTATTGCGGACCTAGCTGGGCTGCAGAGGCCCTGTGCCAACTGCTGGGCCAGGCCGGGTGCCCAGAGGAGCTGTCCCTGGCCGCCAAGCTCCATGTCGCCCTCTCCTCCTCCGTGCCGGGGCTGGTGCCGGCCACTGCTGCCCGCTGCGTGGCTCACCTCCACTCGGCCCCAGCGCCCGATGCCCGCAGGCTGCTGCACAACATGGCCGCCCTGGCGAGGGAcgaggacggggagagggaggaaggggaggagagagaggggggagagggtaacgGGCTGGCGGCCGCCTTGGCCTCCCACGCCCCGCAGCTGGGCCGCCTGCTTCCCCACGCCGACCCCGGGGTGTCGGAGGGGGCCGCCCTGCTCCTGGCGGCCTTGCCCGCCCCCCCTCCGTCCAGCCTGAGCCCCTCGCAGCTGTCGGTGCTGGTGCGGGCCGGGGTGTCGCGGTTCTTCCAGGCGCTGTGGCGCGGCGGGGCCGAGGAAGGGGCCGCGGGAGAGGGCTGTTCCCGCCTCCTGTCCCGCCTGGCCTCGTCCTCCCCGCAGGCCCAACGCTGCATCCTCCGCCAGCTGCTGTCCGCGGCCTTGCACCCAGGCAGCGCCCGGCTCTTCGGCGGAGGGGGCGGCTCATCCACCTCCACCTCAGGGCCCCTCCACCATTCCGGCCCCGGGGACTCGCTCCTGGGGGTGAACCGGGAGTTCGGGGCGGCCGTGGGCTTCGGGGGGCTGTGGGCCGTCTTCCACGCCGGGGTGATCGGCCGGGGCCTGAAGCCGCCGCCGGCCGGAGGGCAGCTGCTGCCGGGGGAGGCCGCGGGGAACGCCCACCGCTTCCTGGGCCTGGTGGGCAGCTGCTGCTGCGGCCCCCTGCAGAGGGAGGGCCAGGTGAGCGCCGAGGCTGCGCAGGCCATCGCCCTGGGCCTGGTGGAGGTCCTGTGCCCCGACGTGACCTCCAGCGAGCTGGCCTGGCCGCCCGAGGAGCAGTCCCGGGGCACCGTGGAGCGCGACCTGCAAATCTGGGGCCGCTTCCAGGCCAACCCCCTGCTCTTCGGCCTGCTGCGGCTGGTGGCACTAGGCCCGCCGGCCCTGTGCTACTGCTCGGTGCTGCTGCGAGGGGTgctggccaccctcctctcccactgGGACGCCTCCCGCCACCGGCTCTCCACCGCCTCCCCCCGCCACCTGCACGCCTCCTGCCAGCTGCTGGCCTGCATGGCCGAGGGGCAGCTCCTGCCCCCTGCCTTGGGCAGCATGCACGAGCTCTtccacctcctcacccccttcGAGGTGAGGCTCCTGCTGCTCGGGGTCTGGGCCTACCTGCGCGCCAACGGGCCCCTGCCCCAGAAGTTCACCTTCCACCCCGAGCAGGGACGCTTCTACCGCGAGTTCACCCGGGACGGCGACATGGACAGGTGTCTGGCCGTCCTACACTGCGTCCTACACAAGAACATCGACCGCCTCGGACACTTGTACGGCCACTTCCAGCTCTGA